In the genome of Myxococcus stipitatus, one region contains:
- a CDS encoding DNA gyrase inhibitor YacG, giving the protein MSVAHCPICKKPAPPRSENSSFPFCSRRCRAVDLGRWLGEEYRMPDRQAAETEDELPAGSHPDRQREDA; this is encoded by the coding sequence ATGAGTGTCGCCCACTGCCCCATCTGCAAGAAGCCGGCGCCTCCGCGCTCGGAGAACTCCTCCTTCCCGTTCTGCTCCCGCCGCTGCCGCGCGGTGGACCTGGGGCGGTGGCTGGGAGAGGAGTATCGGATGCCTGACCGCCAGGCCGCCGAGACGGAGGATGAGCTGCCCGCTGGCAGCCACCCCGACCGCCAGCGCGAGGACGCGTGA
- a CDS encoding serine/threonine-protein kinase — translation MKPEPSLSARSPMSVSAPPAGGLGATLGPGGRIQHYELIRPLGSGGMGTVFLARDTRLGRRVAIKLLLTEDAQFAQRFLLEARTTARCSHENIVIIHEVGEVQGSPYMVLEYLQGQPLNKLLKASPRLPPPRAVELMSPVLRALSCAHAHKIVHRDLKPENIIVTDSGTIKVLDFGIAKVIQSDEQRGESSPRSLLEGLRLLPSMAQTGDATHLTRQGALMGTLAYMSPEQWGNGIPVDHRTDIWAVGIILFRMLTGRHPLEPLRGPQLMVTAALDEPMPLIRSVVPDVPVELASAVDRCLLKHKDQRFPDAVAVLRALEPFLPGRYMPDAGLDESPYAGLGSFQESDSARFFGRARETAALVNRLQDQPLVAVVGPSGAGKSSFVRAGVVPVLKRSGVPWESLIIRPGRDPLGALATMVAPLVTSSPTLEEDLRKQQQIAEHLRKQPGYVGAVLRARARRERRRIVLFIDQFEELYTLVPDVRERRAFTACLSGIADDATSPIRVVLSVRSDFLDRVQEDERFMSELAPGLFFLTTPQKEGLRDALVQPAEMAGYRFESPAMVDQMIQHLETTPGALPLLQFAAMRLWEARDPSRRMLTESAYQQLGGIAGALATHADSVLAGMSPQERALARAAFLRLVTPERTRAIVSLEELRELTRDGDELQRIIDSLVQARLLVIQTGQGTTGSSVELVHESLISGWPTLKRWLDEGQEDAAFLEQLRSAARQWQAKSRDSGLLWRGEMADEARRFQRRFRGELPATQKAFLDAVSAQATRLARLKKTFILGAVVLLTLLFTAAAVALVFIREAKQEAEHQAVIALRAEATARNAEFLARRSAAEAEERLAEVRAKEVDRQEAQLRAEEASAAVEAANSTLMLRNNELIDALKRARWARFHANQATVRAEQSAQVARQARAQAEKLLQREQERALRLQSALGSPFIENLK, via the coding sequence ATGAAGCCAGAGCCCTCGTTGTCCGCCCGCAGTCCGATGTCCGTCAGCGCGCCGCCCGCGGGTGGCCTGGGAGCCACCCTGGGTCCCGGAGGACGCATCCAGCATTACGAGCTCATCCGCCCGCTCGGCAGCGGCGGCATGGGCACCGTCTTCCTCGCACGCGACACGCGCCTGGGACGCCGCGTCGCCATCAAGCTGCTGCTCACCGAGGACGCGCAGTTCGCCCAGCGCTTCCTGCTCGAGGCCCGCACCACCGCGCGCTGCAGCCACGAGAACATCGTCATCATCCACGAGGTGGGCGAGGTCCAGGGCAGCCCCTACATGGTGCTGGAGTACCTGCAGGGCCAGCCGCTCAACAAGCTGCTCAAGGCCAGCCCCCGGCTTCCTCCGCCGCGCGCCGTGGAGCTGATGAGCCCCGTCCTCCGCGCCCTCTCCTGCGCGCACGCGCACAAGATCGTCCACCGGGACCTCAAGCCCGAGAACATCATCGTGACGGACTCGGGCACCATCAAGGTGCTGGACTTCGGCATCGCCAAGGTCATCCAGAGCGACGAGCAGCGCGGCGAGTCGTCCCCGCGCTCGCTGCTGGAGGGGCTGCGCCTCCTGCCGTCCATGGCACAGACCGGAGACGCGACCCACCTCACGCGCCAGGGCGCGCTGATGGGCACGCTCGCGTACATGTCCCCGGAGCAGTGGGGCAACGGCATCCCCGTGGACCACCGCACGGACATCTGGGCGGTGGGCATCATCCTGTTCCGGATGCTCACGGGCCGCCACCCGCTGGAGCCCCTGCGGGGTCCCCAGCTGATGGTCACCGCGGCGCTCGACGAGCCCATGCCCTTGATTCGCTCCGTGGTGCCGGATGTCCCCGTGGAGCTCGCGTCCGCCGTCGACCGGTGTCTGCTCAAGCACAAGGACCAGCGCTTCCCCGATGCCGTCGCGGTGCTGCGCGCGCTGGAGCCCTTCCTGCCGGGCCGCTACATGCCCGACGCGGGGCTGGATGAGAGCCCCTACGCGGGGCTCGGCTCGTTCCAGGAGTCCGACTCGGCCCGGTTCTTCGGGCGCGCGCGTGAGACGGCGGCGCTGGTCAACCGGCTTCAGGATCAACCGCTGGTCGCGGTCGTCGGCCCTTCCGGCGCGGGCAAGTCCTCGTTCGTTCGCGCGGGGGTAGTGCCCGTGCTCAAGCGCTCCGGGGTGCCCTGGGAGTCGCTCATCATCCGCCCGGGGCGAGACCCGCTGGGCGCGCTGGCCACCATGGTGGCGCCGCTCGTCACCTCGTCTCCGACGCTCGAGGAGGACTTGCGCAAGCAGCAGCAGATCGCCGAGCACCTGCGCAAGCAGCCTGGATATGTCGGCGCCGTCCTGCGGGCGCGTGCTCGCCGTGAGCGCCGGCGCATCGTGCTGTTCATCGACCAGTTCGAGGAGCTCTACACGCTGGTGCCGGATGTCCGCGAGCGGCGGGCCTTCACCGCGTGCCTCTCCGGCATCGCGGACGACGCCACGTCCCCGATTCGCGTCGTGCTCTCGGTGCGCTCCGACTTCCTGGACCGCGTGCAGGAAGATGAGCGATTCATGTCGGAGCTCGCGCCGGGGCTCTTCTTCCTGACGACGCCGCAGAAGGAAGGACTCCGCGACGCGCTGGTGCAGCCGGCGGAGATGGCGGGCTATCGCTTCGAGTCCCCCGCCATGGTCGACCAGATGATCCAACATCTGGAGACGACCCCGGGGGCGCTGCCCCTGCTCCAGTTCGCGGCCATGCGGCTGTGGGAGGCTCGGGACCCGTCGCGGCGGATGCTGACGGAGAGCGCCTACCAGCAGCTGGGGGGTATCGCCGGGGCGCTCGCGACGCACGCGGACAGTGTGCTGGCGGGGATGTCTCCGCAGGAGCGGGCGCTGGCGCGGGCCGCGTTCCTCCGGCTCGTCACCCCAGAGCGCACGCGCGCCATCGTGTCCCTGGAGGAGTTGCGGGAGCTGACCCGGGATGGGGACGAGCTCCAGCGCATCATCGACAGCCTCGTCCAGGCGCGCCTGCTGGTCATCCAGACGGGACAGGGCACCACCGGCTCCTCCGTGGAGCTGGTTCACGAGTCCCTCATCTCGGGCTGGCCCACGCTCAAGCGCTGGCTCGATGAGGGGCAGGAGGATGCGGCCTTCCTGGAGCAGCTGCGGAGTGCGGCTCGCCAGTGGCAGGCCAAGTCGCGTGACAGCGGCCTGCTGTGGCGCGGGGAGATGGCGGACGAGGCTCGCCGGTTCCAGCGACGGTTCCGGGGCGAGCTTCCCGCGACGCAGAAGGCGTTCCTCGACGCGGTGTCCGCCCAGGCGACGCGGCTGGCTCGGCTCAAGAAGACGTTCATCCTGGGCGCGGTGGTGCTGCTGACGCTGCTCTTCACGGCGGCGGCCGTGGCGCTGGTGTTCATCCGGGAGGCGAAGCAAGAGGCCGAGCACCAGGCCGTCATCGCACTGCGTGCCGAGGCCACCGCGCGCAACGCGGAGTTCCTGGCGCGTCGTTCGGCGGCGGAGGCCGAGGAGCGGCTCGCCGAGGTGCGGGCGAAAGAGGTGGACCGGCAGGAGGCGCAGCTGCGCGCGGAGGAAGCGAGCGCCGCGGTCGAGGCCGCCAACTCGACGCTGATGCTCAGGAACAACGAGCTCATCGACGCGCTGAAGCGGGCCCGGTGGGCGCGGTTCCACGCCAACCAGGCCACGGTGCGCGCCGAGCAGAGTGCGCAGGTGGCTCGGCAGGCGCGGGCGCAGGCGGAGAAGCTCCTCCAGCGCGAGCAGGAGCGCGCACTGCGCCTCCAGTCCGCATTGGGCAGCCCCTTCATCGAGAACCTGAAGTGA
- a CDS encoding NAD(P)H-quinone oxidoreductase yields the protein MKVIRITKPGGPEVLEEADRPEPVAGPGELKVRVRASALNRADLLQIRGHYPAPLDAPPDIPGLEYAGEVVAVGPRTHRFKVGDRVMGLVGGGAWSDVLVTHEREALPIPEGMDFTDAAALPEVYLTAYDALVLQGGLKPGETVLVHAVASGVGSAAALLCQASGARVVGTGRNAAKLARASEWGVEHTVLCESAPPRFADAVRAVTGGRGADLCLDLVGGDYVPESMLAMTSRGRMVLVGLVAGARAEVNLGLLLTRRLSVTGTVLRSRPLEEKMALTQSAERHLLPLFRSGALRPVVDAVLPKAELRQGLERMARNDLVGKLVVRWG from the coding sequence ATGAAGGTCATCCGAATCACCAAGCCCGGCGGTCCCGAGGTCCTCGAGGAGGCCGACCGCCCCGAGCCCGTCGCCGGCCCTGGCGAGCTGAAGGTGCGCGTGCGTGCCTCCGCCCTCAATCGCGCGGACCTCCTGCAGATTCGCGGGCACTACCCCGCCCCGCTCGACGCGCCCCCGGACATCCCCGGCCTCGAGTACGCGGGCGAGGTGGTCGCCGTCGGCCCCCGGACACACCGGTTCAAGGTCGGCGACCGGGTGATGGGGCTCGTCGGCGGAGGGGCCTGGTCGGACGTGCTCGTCACACACGAGCGCGAGGCGCTGCCCATCCCCGAGGGCATGGACTTCACCGACGCGGCGGCGCTCCCGGAGGTGTACCTCACCGCGTACGACGCGCTGGTGCTCCAGGGTGGCCTGAAGCCCGGCGAGACGGTGCTGGTGCACGCGGTGGCCAGCGGCGTGGGCTCGGCGGCGGCGCTCCTGTGCCAGGCCTCCGGGGCGCGCGTGGTGGGCACGGGGCGCAATGCGGCCAAGCTCGCGCGCGCCTCCGAATGGGGCGTGGAGCACACGGTGCTGTGTGAGTCCGCCCCTCCCCGGTTCGCGGACGCGGTGCGCGCGGTGACTGGCGGCCGGGGCGCGGACCTGTGCCTGGACCTGGTGGGAGGTGACTATGTGCCGGAGTCGATGCTGGCGATGACCTCTCGTGGACGGATGGTGTTGGTGGGCCTGGTCGCCGGAGCTCGCGCCGAGGTGAACCTGGGACTGCTGCTGACGCGGCGCCTGAGCGTGACGGGCACCGTGCTGCGCAGCCGCCCCCTCGAGGAGAAGATGGCCCTCACCCAGAGCGCCGAGCGCCACCTGCTCCCCCTGTTCCGCTCCGGCGCGCTGCGCCCCGTCGTCGACGCCGTCCTCCCCAAGGCCGAGCTGCGTCAGGGATTGGAGCGGATGGCTCGCAATGACCTGGTGGGAAAGCTGGTCGTGCGCTGGGGGTAG